One window of the Eucalyptus grandis isolate ANBG69807.140 chromosome 8, ASM1654582v1, whole genome shotgun sequence genome contains the following:
- the LOC104415112 gene encoding uncharacterized protein LOC104415112 — translation MFSSLSKTLLRRPLFLPTTLKLFSTATATATATANSNRTSFAFSYLVNSCGLSPESALFVSNRVTFETSARSDAAVNVFKSHGFSQSQISGIIRKCPTLILASPERTLLPKLKYLRSVGFSGSDLAPMITFAPYFLTRSLEKHLIPNFSRLRDFLGCNKSAVTAIRRSPRILLHGFEATVDRVVKILRDNGVRESSIMWLVKFHLRKLMNSYDHLEKIVEKTKGMGFDDPSAAKFAVAMVAVMGMSESTWERKVDAYSRWGWSRDDAMSAFVKSPWCMTLSEEKITAVMGFFVKEMGFESSFLLQHPTLMSLSLEKRIRPRCLIFKHLSSHGLMKTKFGLTTLLTISDKDFLVRFVTPHIGVAPELLDIYQEKKHMAMGALVP, via the coding sequence ATGTTCAGTTCGCTCTCTAAAACCCTACTTCGCCGCCCGCTGTTCTTGCCCACCACCCTCAAATTATtctccaccgccaccgccaccgccaccgccaccgccaacTCGAATCGAACCTCTTTCGCGTTCTCTTATCTCGTGAATTCATGTGGGTTGTCCCCGGAATCGGCGCTGTTCGTTTCCAACCGCGTCACCTTCGAAACCTCGGCGAGATCCGACGCGGCCGTTAACGTCTTCAAGAGCCATGGTTTCTCTCAATCCCAGATCTCGGGTATCATTAGGAAGTGCCCTACGCTGATTCTGGCGAGTCCTGAGAGGACCCTCTTGCCCAAATTGAAGTATCTGCGCTCTGTCGGCTTTTCCGGCTCTGACCTGGCGCCAATGATCACCTTTGCTCCCTACTTTTTGACTAGGAGCTTAGAGAAGCACCTCATCCCCAATTTCAGTAGGCTGCGGGACTTCCTTGGGTGCAATAAGAGCGCGGTTACAGCTATTAGACGCAGTCCAAGAATATTGTTACATGGTTTCGAGGCTACAGTTGATCGTGTCGTCAAGATTTTGAGAGATAATGGAGTGCGTGAATCAAgcattatgtggttagttaagTTTCATTTAAGGAAGTTGATGAATTCGTACGATCACCTTGAGAAAATTGTGGAGAAAACCAAGGGGATGGGCTTTGATGATCCTTCTGCGGCAAAGTTCGCTGTGGCTATGGTAGCAGTCATGGGGATGAGCGAATCAACTTGGGAGAGGAAAGTGGATGCTTACAGCAGGTGGGGTTGGTCTAGAGATGATGCCATGAGTGCTTTTGTGAAGAGTCCTTGGTGCATGACATTGTCTGAGGAAAAAATAACCGCAGTGATGGGATTCTTTGTCAAGGAAATGGGGTTTGAATCTTCCTTTCTTCTGCAACATCCTACCTTGATGTCGCTGAGCTTAGAAAAACGGATTCGTCCTCGATGTTTGATTTTTAAACATTTGTCGTCACATGGTTTGATGAAGACAAAGTTTGGCTTGACTACCCTGTTGACGATTTCTGATAAAGATTTCCTGGTGAGGTTTGTGACCCCTCATATAGGGGTAGCTCCAGAATTGCTGGATATATATCAGGAGAAGAAGCATATGGCGATGGGGGCACTGGTTCCATGA